One Formosa sp. Hel3_A1_48 genomic window, TTTAGCTGCCAATAAATTAGTAAATGGCGGAGCTATTATGACATCGGTTGTCGAATGGTGATGTTGTTCTAAAAGTTTTGAAACTAATATTTCAGAATCGACATAATCCTTATTCATTTTCCAATTTCCGGCGACAATTTGTTTTCTCATTTTAAGTGTTTTCTTAGGTTTTTATCTTTAGTTTTTATGGCTTTGTATACCACTATTTTTCCACTGGCATCAACAATCATATAGCGTGGTATCCAGTCTAAGTCTAAAAAAGTTCCCATAGGTCCTTTCCAGCCCGATTGCATAAAGTAATGATCTCCTTTTAACTTGTGCTTTTGTATACCCTTTTTCCAAGCACTCAAAGATTTGTCTAATGATAAATGAACATAGGCCATCTCAGGGAATTCACTTTGCAATTCCTTAAATTTTGGTATCGCTTTTAAACAATCCTTACACCATGATGCCCAGACATCTACAAATATGGTTTTACCCTTGTGCTTCTCTAAAACCGTACTGAAGGACACCCGCTCATCGCTTAGGCTTATAAATTCATCGTTAAGTGCAGCTTCTGAAAAAGAGGTGAAAGATTCGGACTGACAGTTTAGTAAGGTACTACCAAGTAAAAAGGTGAAAAATAGTTTTCTCATTTAATTTAATTTGATTTTAGGGTCCAAATAAGCATAGATAATATCAACAACAATATTTAGAAGTACAAAAATAGTGGCAATTATTAAAACAGCACCCATAATTACTGGTAAATCTAATGTATTTAGTGCATTTACGATTTCCTTACCTATACCATTCCATCCAAAAATGTATTCTACAAAAACAGCGCCAGCCAACAAGGAGGCAAACCAGCCTGAAATTGCAGTGATAACAGGGCTCATCGCGTTCTTGAGTGCATGCTTAAATAACACCTGCTTTTCGCTCAAACCTTTGGCACGTGCTGTTTTAATATACTCTTGATTAAACACTTCCAATAACGAATTTCGCATCAATTGAGAAACAACAGCCAAGGGACGGACCCCCAAAACAAGGGCAGGAAGGATTAAGTTTTGTAACTGAAGTTGTACGCGCTCACCAAAATCATCAAGTTCATAAAGGTTTCCTGTCATTTCTAATCCAGTAAATTCATGCCATAGAAAGCCAAACAGCCAAGCAAAGATAATAGCACTGAA contains:
- a CDS encoding TlpA family protein disulfide reductase; its protein translation is MRKLFFTFLLGSTLLNCQSESFTSFSEAALNDEFISLSDERVSFSTVLEKHKGKTIFVDVWASWCKDCLKAIPKFKELQSEFPEMAYVHLSLDKSLSAWKKGIQKHKLKGDHYFMQSGWKGPMGTFLDLDWIPRYMIVDASGKIVVYKAIKTKDKNLRKHLK